A genomic region of Cydia strobilella chromosome 12, ilCydStro3.1, whole genome shotgun sequence contains the following coding sequences:
- the LOC134746302 gene encoding broad-complex core protein isoforms 1/2/3/4/5 isoform X2, with translation MADTQHFCLRWNNYQSSITSAFENLRDDEDFVDVTLACDGKSLKAHRVVLSACSPYFRELLKSTPCKHPVIVLQDVAFTDLHALVEFIYHGEVNVHQRSLSSFLKTAEVLRVSGLTQTDDAPGGPLVQSLARAAAAAASPRTPPPHPAHAHPHTPSYTDKLEEALLSHPQHSSIQHMMRRVSLPPRRMSRSADNSPDVIKRARHDNNNETQIHAADFSTKNHSIINNTRAHEAGNNGNGISNCSSSPSPRLMDEVKNEPLDMICGSNADIDRSTDDTPPHHRPLGGGPPSRGSSAENDDRTPPPQLPPSPFIQPADTKLFAPSNTYNFSMAALTEHPSLQGLQSPLTPDGMAGTSQGGARTPQEDYRCEPCNKSLSSLTRLKRHIQNVHMRPSREPVCNICRRVYSSLNSLRNHKSIYHRKQQAPAPGQGPFYPVN, from the exons ATGGCCGACACGCAGCACTTTTGCCTGCGGTGGAACAACTACCAGAGCAGCATCACCAGCGCCTTCGAGAATCTTCGCGATGATGAGGACTTTGTTGACGTCACGCTGGCCTGTGATGGGAAGAGTTTGAAGGCGCACCGGGTAGTGCTCTCGGCTTGCAGCCCGTATTTTAGGGAGCTATTAAAA TCAACACCATGCAAACACCCAGTGATCGTCCTCCAAGACGTCGCGTTCACGGATCTGCACGCCCTCGTGGAGTTCATCTACCACGGCGAGGTCAACGTGCACCAGCGGAGTCTCTCCTCCTTCCTGAAGACTGCTGAGGTCCTGCGGGTCTCCGGGCTTACGCAGACCGATGATGCTCCGGGGGGG CCCCTGGTGCAGAGCctggcgcgcgccgccgccgcagccgcctCCCCTCGCACCCCACCCCCGCACCCAGCGCACGCGCACCCCCACACCCCCTCCTATACCGACAAGCTCGAAGAAGCACTCCTGTCCCACCCCCAGCACTCCAGCATCCAGCATATGATGCGCAGAGTCTCCCTCCCTCCCCGCCGCATGTCCCGCTCCGCTGACAACTCCCCTGACGTCATCAAGCGCGCGCGCCACGACAACAATAACGAAACACAGATCCACGCAGCCGACTTCTCTACTAAGAACCACTCGATCATCAACAACACAAGAGCCCATGAGGCCGGGAATAACGGGAACGGGATTTCAAACTGCAGCTCCTCGCCGTCGCCGAGACTTATGGACGAGGTCAAGAATGAGCCTCTGGACATGATATGCGGCTCTAACGCTGATATAGACCGGAGTACGGATGACACGCCGCCGCATCACAGACCACTC GGAGGGGGCCCGCCGTCACGTGGCAGTTCAGCCGAAAATGACGACCGCACACCACCGCCCCAGCTGCCACCGTCGCCCTTCATACAACCGGCCGATACGAAACTGTTCGCGCCCTCTAACACTTATAACTTCAGTATGGCGGCACTCACGGAACATCCATCATTGCAAG GTCTGCAGAGTCCGCTGACTCCCGACGGCATGGCGGGCACTTCCCAAG GTGGCGCCCGCACCCCCCAAGAAGATTACAGATGCGAGCCGTGTAACAAGAGCCTATCCTCGCTGACGCGGCTCAAACGGCACATTCAGAACGTTCACATGCGCCCCTCGCGCGAGCCAGTGTGTAACATATGCCGGCGGGTGTATTCCAGCTTGAATAGCCTCCGGAACCACAAGTCCATCTACCACCGCAAGCAGcaggcgccggcgccgggccaGGGCCCGTTCTACCCCGTCAACTGA